The Streptomyces avermitilis MA-4680 = NBRC 14893 genome contains a region encoding:
- a CDS encoding GntR family transcriptional regulator codes for MTLKIVIEAGGAPYEQVRAQIAEQARSGELPVGYRLPTVRGLAESLGLAANTVAKAYRALESDGVIETRGRNGTFVAAAGSAAEREAASAAQAYAERVRRLGLSEGDASAAVRDALRAAYGD; via the coding sequence GTGACCTTGAAGATCGTCATCGAAGCAGGCGGCGCGCCCTACGAACAGGTACGTGCCCAGATCGCCGAGCAGGCGCGTTCGGGGGAGCTGCCGGTGGGATACCGGCTGCCGACCGTGCGGGGGCTGGCCGAGTCGCTCGGCCTCGCGGCCAACACGGTCGCCAAGGCGTACCGGGCGCTGGAGTCGGACGGGGTGATCGAGACGCGGGGGCGCAACGGAACGTTCGTCGCCGCAGCGGGCTCGGCCGCGGAACGGGAGGCGGCGTCGGCGGCGCAGGCGTACGCCGAGCGCGTTCGGCGGCTCGGGTTGAGCGAGGGGGACGCGTCGGCGGCCGTACGCGACGCCTTGCGGGCGGCCTACGGAGACTGA
- a CDS encoding class I SAM-dependent methyltransferase → MTINGGPETSAISADVDWDAESATFDDEPDHGLRDAVVREAWAARLRDWLPGKACDVLDLGCGTGSLSLLAAERGHRVTGVDLSPAMVGLARAKTAGRDAAFLVGDAAAPPVGEQRFDVVLVRHVLWTLPDPGRALRRWCGLLRPGGRLVLVEGVWGTVSPVGLSADRLTGLLAPLAKSVRVERLSDDSRLWGKEVADERYAVVATP, encoded by the coding sequence ATGACCATTAACGGGGGCCCCGAAACCTCGGCGATCTCGGCGGACGTGGATTGGGACGCCGAGTCCGCCACGTTCGACGACGAGCCGGACCACGGGCTGCGCGACGCGGTGGTGCGGGAGGCCTGGGCGGCCCGGCTGCGGGACTGGCTGCCGGGCAAGGCCTGCGACGTGCTGGATCTGGGCTGCGGCACCGGCAGTCTGTCGCTCCTCGCGGCCGAGCGGGGGCACCGGGTGACGGGCGTGGATCTGTCCCCGGCCATGGTCGGCCTGGCCCGCGCCAAGACGGCCGGACGTGACGCGGCGTTCCTGGTCGGTGACGCGGCGGCGCCACCGGTCGGCGAGCAGCGGTTCGACGTCGTGCTCGTCCGCCATGTGCTGTGGACGCTGCCCGACCCGGGCCGCGCCCTGCGGCGGTGGTGCGGACTGCTGAGGCCCGGCGGGCGGCTGGTGCTGGTCGAGGGGGTGTGGGGGACGGTGAGTCCGGTCGGCCTGTCCGCCGACCGGCTGACCGGGCTGCTCGCTCCCCTCGCGAAGAGCGTGCGCGTGGAGCGGCTCTCGGACGATTCCCGGCTGTGGGGCAAAGAGGTGGCCGACGAGAGATACGCGGTGGTGGCCACCCCTTGA
- a CDS encoding DNA polymerase III subunit alpha — translation MPGFTHLHTVSGFSPRYGASHPERLAERASERGMDALALTDRDTLAGTVRFAKACAAAGVRPLFGAELMVASAGEREHGGKRRAPVRGGAFIDESTPRVTFLAREGAAGWADLCRIVTASHTGEGQPLLPWPDNHAEGLTVLLGPASDVGRALAAGRPDRAARLLAPWREVYGDALRLEAVWHGRKGTGPGSLRLAARTVGFAAEQRVRPVLSNAVRYADPGMGPVADVLDAARRLVPVDPTKELDSGEAWLKDADAMLGAAERIVEAAGYRRDTAYRLLEQTQATAAECLVDPEDDLGIGTVHFPEPHLVGAGRRTAQRVLTSRAAAGMVRHGYADRRDYWERMHRELDIIAHHGFASYFLTVAQVVDDVRDMGIRVAARGSGAGSLVNHLLGIAHADPVEHGLLMERFLSKRRAVLPDIDIDVESARRIEVYRAIIGRFGTERVATVAMPETYRVRHAIRDVGAALSMDPADIDRIAKSFPHIRARDARAALAELPELRELAGEFRREGGRYGKLWELVEALDALPRGVAMHPCGVLLSDASLLARTPVVPTSGEGLPMSQFDKEDVEDLGLLKLDVLGVRMQSAMAHAVAEVERATGTSVDLDAVPPGDPATYRLIRSAETLGCFQIESPGQRDLVGRLQPATFHDLVVDISLFRPGPVAADMVRPFIEARHGRAPVRCPHPDLEGPLKETYGVVVFHEQIIDIVDIMTGCGRAEADRVRRGLSDPESQGRIRFWFAQHAAVRGYDAETIQRTWEIVEAFGSYGFCKAHAVAFAVPTYQSAWLKAHHPAAFYAGLLTHDPGMYPKRLLLADARRRGVPVLPLDVNRSAVAHRIELVSESGDPSGGSSGGPSGGSPGRWGVRLALSDVHGISEAEAARIADGQPYASLLDFWERARPSRPLAQRLAQVGALDAFGANRRDLQLHLTELHRGARGGGGGQLPLTGGRGTASAGLPDLSSAERLSAELGVLSMDASRHLMDDHREFLDELRVVSARRLREARHGETVLVAGAKAATQTPPVRSGKRVIFTTLDDGTGLVDLAFFDDSHDACAHTVFHSWLLLVRGVVQRRGPRSLSVVGAAAWNLAELVELRAEGGLDVVAARLAEPVPAAERSGDDDPAEGGKIRMPTGYEMHPWADLRPAGEGPAGGKKLWHQSPGSAG, via the coding sequence GTGCCGGGATTCACGCATCTGCACACCGTCTCCGGGTTCTCCCCGCGCTACGGCGCCTCGCACCCGGAGCGGCTCGCCGAGCGCGCCTCCGAGCGGGGCATGGACGCCCTCGCGCTCACCGACCGGGACACCCTCGCCGGCACGGTCCGGTTCGCCAAGGCCTGCGCCGCGGCGGGCGTCCGGCCGCTGTTCGGAGCGGAGCTCATGGTGGCTTCGGCGGGGGAGCGCGAGCACGGAGGCAAGCGGCGCGCCCCGGTCCGCGGCGGTGCCTTCATCGACGAGTCGACACCCCGTGTGACCTTCCTCGCCCGGGAGGGCGCGGCCGGCTGGGCCGACCTCTGCAGAATCGTCACCGCGTCGCATACGGGGGAGGGGCAGCCGCTGCTCCCCTGGCCCGACAACCACGCCGAGGGCCTGACCGTACTGCTCGGCCCCGCCTCCGACGTCGGCCGCGCGCTCGCCGCCGGGCGCCCCGACCGGGCCGCGAGGCTGCTCGCGCCCTGGCGGGAGGTCTACGGCGACGCGCTGCGCCTCGAAGCCGTGTGGCACGGCCGCAAGGGCACCGGACCCGGCTCGCTGCGCCTGGCCGCCCGTACCGTCGGCTTCGCCGCCGAGCAGCGCGTCCGCCCGGTGCTCAGCAACGCCGTCCGGTACGCCGACCCCGGCATGGGCCCGGTCGCCGACGTCCTGGACGCCGCCCGTCGGCTCGTCCCCGTCGACCCCACCAAGGAGCTGGACTCCGGCGAGGCCTGGCTCAAGGACGCGGACGCCATGCTGGGCGCCGCCGAGCGGATCGTCGAGGCCGCGGGCTACCGCCGGGACACCGCGTACCGCCTGCTCGAACAGACCCAGGCCACCGCCGCCGAGTGTCTCGTCGACCCCGAGGACGACCTCGGCATCGGGACCGTCCACTTCCCCGAGCCGCACCTCGTCGGCGCCGGCCGCCGCACCGCGCAGCGTGTGCTGACCTCACGGGCGGCGGCGGGGATGGTGCGGCACGGCTACGCGGACCGGCGCGACTACTGGGAGCGGATGCACCGGGAGCTGGACATCATCGCCCACCACGGCTTCGCGTCCTACTTCCTGACGGTCGCTCAAGTCGTGGACGACGTACGGGATATGGGGATTCGGGTCGCGGCACGCGGCTCCGGTGCGGGCTCGCTGGTGAACCACCTCCTCGGCATCGCGCACGCCGACCCCGTCGAACACGGCCTGCTGATGGAGCGCTTCCTGTCCAAGCGGCGCGCGGTCCTGCCCGACATCGACATCGACGTGGAGTCCGCGCGCCGCATCGAGGTCTACCGCGCGATCATCGGCCGGTTCGGCACCGAGCGGGTCGCGACCGTCGCGATGCCCGAGACGTATCGCGTACGGCATGCCATCCGCGACGTGGGCGCCGCCCTCTCCATGGACCCGGCCGACATCGACCGGATCGCCAAGTCCTTCCCGCACATCCGGGCGCGTGACGCCCGCGCGGCCCTGGCCGAGCTGCCCGAACTGCGGGAACTGGCGGGCGAGTTCCGGCGGGAAGGGGGGCGGTACGGGAAGCTGTGGGAGCTGGTCGAGGCCCTCGACGCCCTGCCGCGCGGAGTCGCCATGCACCCGTGCGGGGTCCTGCTCTCCGACGCCTCGCTGCTCGCCCGTACGCCGGTCGTGCCGACCAGCGGCGAGGGGCTGCCCATGTCGCAGTTCGACAAGGAGGACGTCGAGGACCTCGGGCTGCTCAAGCTCGATGTGCTCGGCGTGCGGATGCAGTCCGCGATGGCGCACGCGGTGGCCGAGGTGGAGCGGGCGACGGGGACTTCCGTGGACCTGGACGCCGTACCGCCGGGCGACCCGGCGACGTACCGGCTCATCCGGTCCGCCGAGACGCTGGGCTGCTTCCAGATCGAGTCGCCGGGGCAGCGGGACCTGGTGGGGCGGTTGCAACCCGCCACCTTCCATGACCTGGTGGTCGACATCTCCCTCTTCCGGCCCGGACCGGTCGCCGCCGACATGGTGCGGCCGTTCATCGAGGCGCGGCACGGGCGGGCGCCGGTCCGCTGTCCGCACCCGGACCTGGAGGGGCCGCTGAAGGAGACGTACGGGGTCGTGGTCTTCCACGAGCAGATCATCGACATCGTGGACATCATGACCGGCTGCGGGCGCGCCGAGGCGGACCGGGTGCGGCGGGGGCTGTCCGATCCCGAGTCGCAGGGGCGGATCCGCTTCTGGTTCGCCCAGCACGCGGCCGTGCGCGGGTACGACGCGGAGACGATCCAGCGCACCTGGGAGATCGTCGAGGCCTTCGGTTCGTACGGCTTCTGCAAGGCGCACGCGGTCGCCTTCGCCGTACCGACGTACCAGTCGGCGTGGCTGAAGGCCCATCACCCGGCCGCGTTCTACGCCGGTCTGCTCACGCACGACCCCGGGATGTACCCGAAACGGCTGCTGCTCGCGGACGCGCGGCGGCGCGGGGTGCCGGTCCTGCCGTTGGACGTGAACCGGTCGGCGGTCGCCCACCGTATCGAACTGGTGTCTGAATCCGGCGACCCTTCCGGTGGTTCTTCCGGCGGTCCTTCCGGTGGTTCTCCCGGCCGATGGGGTGTGCGGCTGGCCCTCTCCGACGTGCACGGCATCAGCGAGGCCGAGGCGGCACGGATCGCGGACGGGCAGCCGTACGCCTCGCTGCTCGACTTCTGGGAGCGGGCCCGGCCGAGCCGGCCGCTCGCCCAGCGGCTCGCGCAGGTCGGCGCGCTGGACGCGTTCGGCGCCAACCGCCGTGATCTGCAACTGCACCTGACCGAGCTGCACCGGGGCGCGCGAGGCGGGGGCGGGGGCCAGCTCCCGCTGACCGGAGGGCGCGGGACCGCGTCCGCGGGGCTGCCCGACCTCTCGTCGGCGGAGCGGCTCAGCGCCGAACTGGGCGTGCTCTCCATGGACGCCTCGCGCCATCTGATGGACGACCACCGGGAGTTCCTCGACGAACTGCGCGTGGTGTCGGCGCGTCGGCTGCGCGAGGCGAGGCACGGCGAGACGGTCCTGGTCGCGGGCGCCAAGGCGGCCACCCAGACCCCGCCCGTCCGCTCCGGCAAGCGGGTCATCTTCACCACCCTGGACGACGGCACGGGCCTGGTCGACCTCGCCTTCTTCGACGACTCCCACGACGCCTGCGCGCACACCGTCTTCCACTCCTGGCTGCTGCTCGTCCGTGGGGTCGTACAGCGGCGCGGGCCACGCAGCCTCAGCGTGGTGGGCGCCGCCGCCTGGAACCTCGCCGAGCTGGTCGAGCTGCGCGCCGAGGGCGGCCTCGACGTGGTGGCGGCGCGACTGGCGGAGCCCGTACCGGCGGCGGAGAGGTCCGGTGACGACGATCCGGCCGAGGGCGGGAAGATCCGCATGCCCACGGGGTACGAGATGCACCCCTGGGCCGATCTGCGTCCCGCGGGCGAAGGCCCGGCGGGTGGAAAGAAGTTGTGGCACCAGAGTCCGGGGAGTGCGGGATGA
- a CDS encoding GNAT family N-acetyltransferase, with the protein MTDAWNDAETRPAVAADVDAVKAVTDAAYHHYVERIGRVPQPMEADHAANVAAGRVFVLGEPVTGLVVIEAFEDHLFLDSIAVRPDAHGQGVGRRLLAFVDARARALGLDEVRLYTNAKMWENQKIYPKYGYEFVERRVDGPYDRIHYRKRLA; encoded by the coding sequence ATGACAGATGCCTGGAACGACGCCGAGACACGGCCCGCCGTCGCCGCCGACGTGGACGCCGTGAAGGCCGTGACCGATGCCGCGTACCACCACTACGTCGAACGCATCGGGCGCGTGCCGCAGCCCATGGAGGCGGACCACGCGGCGAACGTGGCCGCGGGGCGGGTGTTCGTCCTGGGCGAGCCGGTGACGGGCCTCGTGGTGATCGAGGCGTTCGAGGACCATCTCTTCCTCGACAGCATCGCCGTCCGCCCCGACGCCCATGGGCAGGGCGTGGGGCGACGGCTGCTCGCCTTCGTGGACGCACGCGCGCGTGCGCTCGGGCTCGACGAGGTCAGGCTCTACACGAACGCCAAGATGTGGGAGAACCAGAAGATCTACCCGAAGTACGGATACGAGTTCGTGGAGCGCCGGGTGGACGGGCCGTACGACCGGATCCATTACCGCAAGCGGCTCGCCTGA
- a CDS encoding DNA polymerase Y family protein, with protein sequence MTILCIRFQLPPMYEAALPGLLGLLEEFTPVVEALPPDGALVDLRGAERYFGRGTVEFASLIRVRALAHYGIDCAIGAGPGPMLARMALRDAVPGVTRVVPEEPDAVAEFLAERPVVALPGVGHATARTLCEYGLDTLGKVAAAPLSTLQRLTGARTGRELREKASGIDRGRVVPNAVSRSLTAERPFPRDEVDPSRHRRALLSVTEELGTRLRTLEQVCRTLTLTVRYADRSSTTRSRTLAEPTAHSAALTATAYRMYEALGLQRARVRAIALRAEGLSPAEDAAHQLTFDPVDEKVRRIEEVADRARAKFGPRAIVPGALAA encoded by the coding sequence ATGACCATCCTCTGTATACGTTTCCAGCTGCCGCCGATGTACGAGGCCGCCCTGCCGGGGCTCCTCGGGCTGCTCGAGGAGTTCACGCCGGTGGTGGAGGCGCTGCCGCCCGACGGGGCACTGGTGGATCTGCGGGGCGCCGAGCGGTACTTCGGGCGGGGGACCGTGGAGTTCGCCTCGCTGATCCGGGTGCGGGCGCTCGCGCACTACGGGATCGACTGCGCGATCGGCGCCGGGCCGGGGCCCATGCTCGCGCGGATGGCCCTGCGGGACGCCGTACCCGGGGTGACCCGCGTGGTGCCCGAAGAGCCGGACGCCGTCGCGGAGTTCCTGGCGGAGCGGCCCGTCGTCGCGCTGCCCGGCGTCGGCCACGCCACCGCCCGCACCCTGTGCGAGTACGGGCTCGACACCCTCGGCAAGGTCGCCGCCGCGCCCCTGTCCACGCTGCAACGCCTCACCGGTGCCCGCACCGGCCGCGAGCTGCGCGAGAAGGCGTCCGGCATCGACCGCGGCCGGGTCGTGCCGAACGCCGTATCGCGCTCCCTCACCGCCGAACGCCCCTTCCCGCGCGACGAGGTGGACCCGTCCCGGCACCGCCGCGCCCTGCTCTCGGTCACCGAGGAGCTGGGCACCCGGCTGCGCACCCTGGAACAGGTCTGCCGCACGCTCACCCTCACCGTGCGCTACGCCGACCGGTCCTCGACGACCCGCAGCCGTACGCTCGCCGAGCCGACCGCGCACTCCGCGGCGCTCACCGCGACGGCGTACCGCATGTACGAGGCGCTCGGCCTCCAGCGGGCCCGGGTCCGCGCGATCGCCCTGCGTGCCGAGGGGCTGAGCCCCGCCGAGGACGCCGCCCATCAGCTCACCTTCGACCCGGTCGACGAGAAGGTCCGCCGGATCGAAGAGGTCGCGGACCGGGCGCGGGCGAAGTTCGGCCCGCGCGCGATCGTGCCGGGGGCGCTGGCCGCCTGA
- a CDS encoding GNAT family N-acetyltransferase, producing the protein MTLIVRELRQDSRPDAEGFAHIRRLALPFFIVTPESIAYDRRHTHPDAHYQPLLAEADGELVGTAQVGLVHDSPEPGQAYLNVYVHPERLGGGAGSLLVRTAEERLRALGATKLFAWVLDEPANRAFAERRGYRASRSGHFLRLDLAHGTLPPLQSPPPGVELRTAADFADDPRPLFELDAETSGDEPGDVDHEFTDYEAWLEETWRHPLLSHELTSVALVDGRPAAFSAARTDGATRYHTGMTGTARAFRGRGLAKLAKNDSLHRARAAGFTEAFTGNDAGNEPMLAINKWFGYEICATEVRYVRELG; encoded by the coding sequence ATGACCTTGATCGTTCGCGAGCTGCGCCAGGACAGCCGGCCAGACGCCGAGGGCTTCGCCCACATCCGGCGCCTGGCCCTCCCCTTCTTCATCGTCACCCCCGAGTCCATCGCCTACGACCGGCGGCACACGCACCCCGACGCCCACTACCAGCCCCTGCTGGCCGAGGCGGACGGTGAGCTCGTCGGCACGGCCCAGGTCGGCCTGGTGCACGACAGCCCCGAGCCCGGACAGGCGTACCTCAACGTCTATGTGCACCCCGAGCGGCTGGGCGGCGGCGCGGGCTCCCTGCTGGTACGCACAGCCGAGGAACGCCTCCGCGCCCTGGGCGCGACGAAGCTGTTCGCATGGGTGCTGGACGAGCCCGCGAACCGGGCGTTCGCCGAGCGGCGGGGCTATCGCGCCAGTCGCTCCGGCCACTTCCTCCGCCTCGACCTGGCGCACGGCACCCTCCCCCCGCTCCAGTCCCCGCCCCCCGGCGTGGAACTGCGCACCGCCGCGGACTTCGCCGACGACCCGCGCCCGCTGTTCGAACTCGACGCGGAGACGAGCGGGGACGAACCGGGCGACGTCGATCACGAGTTCACGGACTACGAGGCCTGGCTGGAGGAGACCTGGCGGCATCCCCTCCTCAGCCACGAGCTGACCTCGGTCGCCCTCGTCGACGGCCGCCCCGCGGCGTTCAGCGCGGCCCGTACCGACGGCGCCACCCGCTACCACACCGGTATGACGGGCACCGCCCGCGCCTTCCGCGGCCGCGGCCTCGCCAAGCTCGCCAAGAACGACTCGCTGCACCGGGCCCGCGCCGCCGGCTTCACCGAGGCGTTCACGGGCAACGACGCCGGCAACGAGCCGATGCTGGCGATCAACAAGTGGTTCGGCTACGAGATCTGTGCGACGGAGGTGCGCTATGTCCGCGAACTCGGCTGA
- a CDS encoding cupin domain-containing protein: MPVVRPSEAVVHEIHGARFVSYATPLSGSKELCAWRGEIPAGTKAPVHTVNREEIFHLLSGELVITLDGRTERITAGDTVIINPGATLGVENPTDRTAVSWVTTSIGLEAELADGSRIVPPWAN, translated from the coding sequence ATGCCCGTCGTCCGCCCGTCCGAGGCCGTGGTCCACGAGATCCACGGCGCCCGTTTCGTCTCGTACGCCACTCCGCTCAGCGGCAGCAAGGAGCTGTGCGCCTGGCGGGGCGAGATTCCCGCGGGGACGAAGGCCCCCGTGCACACCGTCAACCGTGAGGAGATCTTCCATCTGCTGTCCGGCGAACTGGTGATCACCCTCGACGGGCGCACCGAGCGGATCACCGCCGGCGACACGGTGATCATCAATCCCGGCGCGACCCTGGGCGTCGAGAACCCGACCGATCGGACCGCGGTCTCCTGGGTCACCACGTCCATCGGCCTCGAGGCGGAGCTGGCCGACGGCAGCCGGATCGTGCCGCCGTGGGCCAACTGA
- a CDS encoding MarR family winged helix-turn-helix transcriptional regulator: MQNSEAMAFSAALLAAAGELTQRIHDGVVARGFEGLRPAHGFAFSRLAPGGATVTDLAAHLGVTKQAASQLVDEMVRKGYVERRPHPGDARARLVVLTERGWACTRAAEEAAAEAVRPWVELLGEGEVGLLRARLSRIAPSGPIRPTW, from the coding sequence GTGCAGAACTCCGAAGCCATGGCCTTCTCCGCCGCCCTGCTCGCCGCCGCGGGTGAGCTGACACAACGCATTCACGACGGCGTGGTCGCCCGCGGCTTCGAGGGGTTGCGGCCCGCGCACGGCTTCGCCTTCTCGCGGCTCGCCCCCGGCGGGGCGACGGTCACCGACCTCGCCGCCCACCTGGGGGTCACCAAGCAGGCGGCGAGCCAGCTCGTCGACGAGATGGTGCGCAAGGGGTACGTCGAGCGGCGGCCGCACCCCGGTGACGCCCGGGCCCGCCTCGTCGTGCTGACCGAGCGCGGCTGGGCCTGTACGCGGGCCGCGGAAGAGGCGGCGGCGGAGGCCGTGCGGCCATGGGTCGAGCTGCTCGGCGAGGGGGAAGTCGGCCTTCTGCGGGCGCGGTTGTCGCGCATCGCGCCCTCCGGCCCCATCAGGCCCACCTGGTGA
- a CDS encoding esterase/lipase family protein: MLPWKRVLRPLTALLLTVAVALVPAATAHADSAPSSGWNDYSCKPSAAHPRPVVLVHGTLGNSVDNWLGLAPYLEHRGYCVFSLDYGQLSGVPFFHGLGPIDKSAEQLQVFVDKVLTATGATKADLVGHSQGGMMPRYYLKFLGGAGKVNALVGIAPNNHGTTLSGLTNLLPYFPGAEDLLSTATPGLADQVVGSAFMAKLNAGGDTVAGVHYTVIATQYDEVVTPYRTAFLSGSDVHNVLLQDLCPLDLSEHVAIGLIDRIAFHEVTNALDPAHATRTTCASVFS, encoded by the coding sequence ATGCTGCCCTGGAAACGAGTTCTCAGACCTCTGACCGCGCTGCTGCTGACCGTCGCGGTCGCCCTCGTCCCCGCCGCCACCGCCCACGCCGACTCCGCCCCGAGCAGCGGCTGGAACGACTACTCCTGCAAGCCGTCCGCCGCCCATCCCCGCCCCGTCGTCCTCGTCCACGGAACCCTCGGGAACTCCGTCGACAACTGGCTGGGCCTCGCGCCCTACCTGGAGCACCGCGGCTACTGCGTCTTCTCGCTCGACTACGGCCAGCTGTCGGGTGTTCCCTTCTTCCACGGCCTCGGCCCCATCGACAAGTCGGCCGAACAGCTCCAGGTCTTCGTGGACAAGGTGCTCACCGCGACCGGCGCCACCAAGGCGGACCTCGTCGGCCACTCGCAGGGCGGCATGATGCCCCGCTACTACCTCAAGTTCCTCGGCGGAGCCGGCAAGGTGAACGCCCTCGTCGGCATCGCACCCAACAACCACGGCACCACCCTGTCCGGCCTCACCAACCTGCTGCCGTACTTCCCCGGCGCCGAGGACCTGCTCTCCACGGCCACACCCGGGCTCGCCGACCAGGTCGTAGGTTCCGCGTTCATGGCCAAACTCAACGCGGGCGGCGACACCGTGGCGGGCGTCCACTACACGGTCATCGCCACCCAGTACGACGAGGTGGTCACCCCGTACCGGACGGCGTTCCTGAGCGGTTCCGACGTCCACAACGTCCTGTTGCAGGACCTGTGCCCACTCGACCTCTCGGAGCACGTGGCGATCGGACTGATCGACCGGATCGCGTTCCACGAGGTGACGAACGCGCTCGACCCGGCGCACGCCACCAGGACCACCTGCGCGTCCGTGTTCAGCTGA
- a CDS encoding lytic polysaccharide monooxygenase auxiliary activity family 9 protein, whose product MSARRKAAAVAAAGAAPLALTALAAAPASAHGSMGDPVSRVSQCYAEGPESPGSAACGAAVAAGGTQALYDWNGIRIGDANGRHQRLIPDGRLCSADNDEFKGLDLPRADWPATGVSGGSYTFKYRVTAPHKGTFKVYITKAGYDPSKPLAWDDLDLGHPVATATDPAASGGFYTFSGTLPQRSGKQLLYAVWQRSDSPEAFYSCSDVTYGASNGGGDRGSGGTASGSSPAPTASAPSDRQIENGADKSTVEHHGHGDSDASTSAKPTAAGGAARTTGSAAKSPAKSADEPAAAGAAENLAETGGDGSAPYLAIGGAAALAFGAAALFASVRRRATSGGRHHR is encoded by the coding sequence ATGTCTGCTCGCCGCAAGGCGGCCGCCGTCGCCGCCGCCGGTGCCGCCCCGCTCGCCCTGACCGCGCTCGCCGCCGCGCCCGCGTCCGCGCACGGCTCGATGGGCGACCCGGTCAGCCGGGTGTCCCAGTGCTACGCGGAGGGTCCCGAGAGCCCCGGGTCGGCGGCGTGCGGGGCGGCGGTCGCGGCCGGCGGCACACAGGCGCTGTACGACTGGAACGGCATCCGGATCGGTGACGCGAACGGGCGGCATCAGCGGCTGATCCCGGACGGCAGGCTGTGCAGCGCGGACAACGACGAGTTCAAGGGGCTCGACCTGCCCCGCGCCGACTGGCCCGCGACCGGCGTCAGCGGCGGGTCGTACACCTTCAAGTACCGGGTGACCGCCCCGCACAAGGGCACCTTCAAGGTGTACATCACGAAGGCCGGTTACGACCCGTCCAAGCCGCTCGCCTGGGACGACCTGGACCTCGGCCACCCGGTGGCGACGGCCACCGACCCGGCCGCGTCGGGCGGCTTCTACACGTTCTCCGGCACCCTCCCGCAGCGCTCCGGCAAGCAGCTCCTGTACGCGGTCTGGCAGCGCTCGGACAGCCCGGAGGCCTTCTACTCCTGCTCGGACGTCACGTACGGCGCGAGCAACGGCGGCGGCGACCGTGGCAGCGGCGGTACGGCGAGCGGCTCCTCGCCCGCGCCGACCGCCTCCGCGCCCTCCGACCGGCAGATCGAGAACGGTGCCGACAAGTCGACCGTCGAGCACCACGGCCACGGCGACTCCGACGCGAGTACGTCGGCGAAGCCCACCGCCGCCGGCGGCGCCGCGCGGACGACCGGGAGCGCGGCGAAGAGCCCGGCGAAGAGCGCCGACGAACCGGCCGCCGCCGGTGCCGCGGAGAACCTCGCCGAGACCGGTGGCGACGGCAGCGCCCCGTACCTCGCGATCGGCGGGGCGGCGGCGCTGGCGTTCGGCGCCGCCGCCCTGTTCGCCTCGGTCCGCCGCCGTGCGACGAGCGGCGGCCGGCACCACCGCTGA
- a CDS encoding DUF402 domain-containing protein: protein MSANSAEAVGQVEVVLVKSGRTKIRYPAELLHDDGTRVAVRAPWAGDGVRDFGFVRFEPGDVFTEYYWRDRWYAVKEVRDGRGTLKGWYCDITRPATLVGTELVVEDLDLDLWRSADGTAVLRLDEDEFAASGLAVSDPRAAAAAENALDTLERLAREGDFEALLA from the coding sequence ATGTCCGCGAACTCGGCTGAGGCAGTCGGCCAGGTGGAGGTCGTGCTGGTCAAGTCCGGCCGGACGAAGATCCGTTACCCCGCCGAGCTGCTCCATGACGACGGCACCCGGGTGGCCGTACGCGCCCCCTGGGCGGGTGACGGTGTCCGCGACTTCGGCTTCGTACGCTTCGAGCCGGGTGATGTCTTCACCGAGTACTACTGGCGTGACCGCTGGTACGCGGTGAAGGAGGTCCGTGACGGCCGGGGCACCCTGAAGGGCTGGTACTGCGACATCACCCGCCCGGCCACGCTCGTGGGCACCGAACTCGTCGTCGAGGATCTCGACCTGGACCTGTGGCGCTCCGCCGACGGCACGGCCGTGCTCCGTCTCGACGAGGACGAGTTCGCCGCGAGCGGTCTGGCGGTGTCGGACCCGCGGGCCGCGGCCGCCGCCGAGAACGCCCTCGACACGCTCGAACGCCTCGCCCGGGAGGGCGACTTCGAGGCGCTGCTGGCCTGA